The following coding sequences are from one Candidatus Nitrosopumilus sp. SW window:
- the pyrE gene encoding orotate phosphoribosyltransferase, protein MEFVKEFATFLHQKGIIKFGDFTLASGKKSSYYVDLRLVPSYPHEFRKMVKYLENEIAQDIGLDKFDSIVSVPTGGLVIASALAIETVKPLIYVRSKPKDYGTSKSVEGKIHDGMQVVMIDDVATTGGSVVNAIKSLKEVNISIKDAYVIVNRMEGAEEALEELGVKMHSILDILQITKSLNEQNLVDNEILEKVKNQIGK, encoded by the coding sequence ATGGAATTTGTAAAAGAGTTTGCAACCTTTTTGCATCAAAAAGGCATCATAAAATTTGGAGATTTTACACTAGCCAGTGGAAAAAAGAGTTCGTACTATGTAGATTTAAGACTAGTTCCAAGTTATCCCCATGAATTTAGAAAGATGGTAAAATATCTAGAAAATGAAATTGCTCAAGATATAGGATTAGACAAGTTTGATTCAATTGTTTCAGTGCCCACAGGAGGCTTGGTAATTGCGTCAGCATTAGCAATTGAAACGGTAAAACCGTTAATCTATGTTAGAAGCAAACCTAAAGACTATGGAACTTCAAAATCAGTTGAAGGTAAAATTCATGATGGCATGCAAGTAGTAATGATAGATGATGTTGCAACAACTGGAGGTTCTGTTGTAAATGCAATCAAGTCATTAAAAGAAGTTAACATATCGATAAAAGATGCATATGTGATTGTTAATAGAATGGAAGGAGCTGAAGAAGCATTAGAAGAATTAGGAGTTAAAATGCACTCAATTCTAGACATTTTACAAATTACAAAATCTTTAAACGAACAAAATCTAGTAGATAATGAAATTTTAGAAAAAGTGAAAAATCAAATTGGCAAATGA
- a CDS encoding TenA family transcriptional regulator has protein sequence MNIIQKIDEMIEERSLLKHPFYQAWSDGKLTKESLAGYSKEYFQLVKEVPSFMAPIIDKAPESVVKELVENQQEESDHIKPWIAFAGELGISEEELLSYSGLPKTRKAVSDLNELMNTFESGACAMYAFEKEIPKISQTKLDGLAEFYGMTSEEATEYFKLHTEADIRHAASWRNILEKSSTDYDKLIEVAEKSISAQNLLLDSCFEEYC, from the coding sequence ATGAACATAATTCAAAAAATCGATGAAATGATTGAAGAAAGAAGTTTACTAAAACATCCATTTTACCAAGCATGGTCTGATGGAAAATTAACTAAAGAATCTCTAGCAGGATATTCAAAGGAATATTTCCAATTAGTAAAAGAGGTCCCATCCTTCATGGCTCCAATTATAGACAAAGCCCCAGAATCTGTTGTTAAAGAATTGGTTGAAAATCAACAAGAAGAATCTGATCATATTAAACCATGGATTGCTTTTGCAGGCGAACTTGGAATTTCTGAAGAAGAATTATTGTCTTATTCAGGTCTACCAAAAACAAGAAAAGCTGTATCTGATTTGAATGAGTTAATGAATACTTTTGAAAGTGGTGCATGTGCAATGTATGCATTTGAAAAAGAAATTCCAAAAATCAGCCAAACAAAACTTGATGGTTTAGCAGAATTCTATGGTATGACTAGTGAAGAAGCAACTGAATACTTCAAACTACACACAGAAGCTGACATTAGACATGCAGCTTCATGGAGAAATATTCTGGAAAAGTCTTCAACTGATTATGACAAATTAATTGAGGTTGCTGAAAAATCTATTTCTGCACAAAATTTGTTATTGGACAGTTGCTTTGAAGAATACTGTTAA
- a CDS encoding polyprenyl synthetase family protein, which translates to MDRKNIEINPLLETYGEYIKKIDQALDKELDLYSESEFIEPLKYSLEGGKRIRPIILTLSAESIGKIDENTFAASCAVEFLHMESIIHDDIIDNETMRRQKDPFHIKYGYNTSVLTGDFVLGLILAICSRLDNPRVTKDLATTAMLMSEGEMIESRLETSEDVTFDDYLKVIEYKTATAFEVAARTGAIIANGTEEQIEGLTEYGKNIGIAYQIRDDLLDWKNEDKLFNTLIKKSSDPRDVFNKMEELLKEYSEKARTSLRKIPDNDAKVNLDNLIKFTSFKA; encoded by the coding sequence TTGGACAGAAAAAATATCGAGATTAATCCTTTACTTGAAACATATGGGGAATATATCAAAAAAATTGATCAGGCATTAGATAAAGAACTGGATCTTTATTCAGAATCAGAATTCATTGAACCTTTGAAATATTCATTAGAAGGAGGAAAACGTATCAGGCCAATTATCCTCACATTATCAGCTGAAAGTATAGGTAAAATTGACGAAAATACATTTGCAGCATCTTGTGCAGTTGAATTTTTACACATGGAATCCATAATTCATGATGATATTATTGATAATGAAACCATGAGAAGACAAAAAGATCCATTCCATATTAAATATGGATACAATACAAGTGTACTTACAGGAGATTTTGTTTTAGGATTAATTTTAGCAATATGTTCTAGATTGGATAATCCTAGAGTGACAAAAGACTTGGCAACTACTGCCATGTTAATGAGTGAAGGTGAAATGATTGAAAGTAGGCTGGAGACAAGTGAAGATGTTACATTTGATGATTATCTCAAAGTAATTGAATACAAAACTGCAACTGCGTTTGAAGTAGCAGCCAGAACAGGTGCAATTATTGCAAACGGAACAGAAGAACAAATTGAAGGATTAACTGAATACGGAAAAAATATTGGAATTGCTTATCAAATTAGAGATGATCTTTTAGATTGGAAAAATGAAGACAAGTTGTTTAACACGTTAATTAAGAAAAGTTCAGATCCAAGAGATGTTTTTAACAAAATGGAAGAATTGTTAAAAGAATATTCTGAAAAAGCAAGAACTAGTTTAAGAAAAATTCCAGACAACGATGCAAAAGTAAATCTAGATAATTTGATAAAATTTACTTCGTTTAAGGCATAA
- a CDS encoding NADH-quinone oxidoreductase subunit N codes for MLEITSTPLILIAILGTVGVILPIISIARKEKGSNSFYAVIAFAALIVSMAYVGYEFINENVAASALFSDDVLVDDAFGGFFAIAMLIVALFTTVGSFNYMRKHNSPAVYYSLILLATIGMILVAYSTDLVMLFVAWELMSIPTYILVGFMKKNPSSNEAALKYFLFGALSSAIIVYGIAISYGLTGSTNIGEVIEGYSTLDPSLLPLALLSVGMFIAGFGFKMGLVPFHQWLPDTYEGAPSPVTALLAAATKKAGFAAAIRVIVLGMVALNLDWTLALGIIAVMTMTIGNVAAIMQKNLSRMLAYSSIAHAGYILIGLAVAPYSSLGLQGSLYQIFNHAVMKGAAFIAIAGIVTTLAVTHIDKLKGLGRRMPITALGMVISLFALAGVPPLSGFWSKLMLFGSALDASSALWWAPWLAIAGVLNSALSLAYYGWITRKMYFEGETEKRVSEPKSIVAVMIFSIIFLVGFGVYPEPLLKFVEFATPVVSMGLMP; via the coding sequence ATGTTAGAAATTACTTCCACGCCATTAATACTAATTGCAATTTTAGGAACTGTTGGAGTTATTCTTCCAATAATCAGTATTGCTAGAAAAGAAAAAGGTTCTAACTCATTTTATGCTGTAATTGCATTTGCTGCCCTAATTGTCTCTATGGCATATGTTGGTTATGAGTTCATCAATGAGAATGTTGCCGCATCTGCTCTCTTCTCTGATGATGTACTTGTAGATGATGCATTTGGTGGATTCTTTGCAATTGCAATGTTAATTGTTGCATTGTTCACAACAGTTGGCTCTTTCAACTATATGAGAAAACACAACTCTCCTGCTGTTTACTATTCACTAATCTTACTTGCAACAATTGGTATGATCCTTGTTGCATACTCTACTGATCTTGTAATGCTGTTTGTTGCTTGGGAACTCATGAGTATTCCAACTTACATCTTAGTTGGATTTATGAAAAAGAATCCAAGTTCAAATGAAGCTGCCCTAAAGTACTTCTTATTTGGTGCATTATCTTCTGCAATAATCGTTTACGGAATTGCTATATCTTATGGATTAACTGGTTCTACAAACATTGGAGAAGTTATTGAAGGCTATTCCACACTTGATCCTTCACTATTACCATTAGCATTACTTTCAGTCGGAATGTTTATCGCAGGATTTGGATTCAAGATGGGACTTGTTCCATTCCATCAATGGCTTCCAGATACCTATGAAGGTGCACCATCTCCAGTAACTGCACTTCTTGCTGCTGCAACCAAAAAAGCAGGATTTGCTGCTGCAATTAGGGTTATAGTACTTGGAATGGTTGCTCTTAACCTTGATTGGACTTTGGCTCTCGGAATTATCGCAGTAATGACCATGACAATTGGTAACGTTGCAGCAATTATGCAAAAGAATCTTTCAAGAATGTTGGCTTATTCTAGTATTGCACATGCTGGATACATTTTGATTGGATTGGCAGTTGCTCCATACAGCTCTCTTGGTTTACAAGGTTCTTTGTATCAAATATTTAATCATGCAGTGATGAAAGGTGCTGCCTTTATTGCAATTGCAGGAATTGTAACAACTCTTGCAGTCACTCATATTGATAAATTGAAAGGACTTGGAAGAAGAATGCCTATTACTGCTTTAGGTATGGTAATTTCATTATTTGCACTTGCAGGTGTTCCTCCACTTTCAGGATTTTGGAGTAAATTGATGCTATTTGGAAGTGCATTAGATGCTAGTTCTGCATTGTGGTGGGCTCCATGGCTTGCAATAGCAGGAGTTCTTAACAGTGCATTATCACTTGCTTACTATGGTTGGATTACTCGAAAGATGTACTTTGAAGGTGAAACAGAAAAGAGAGTTTCAGAACCAAAATCCATTGTAGCAGTAATGATATTCTCTATAATCTTCTTAGTAGGATTTGGTGTTTATCCAGAACCCCTCCTCAAATTTGTAGAATTTGCAACCCCCGTAGTTAGTATGGGACTTATGCCTTAA
- a CDS encoding NADH-quinone oxidoreductase subunit L encodes MATEAIGLPFEATSAAAWLVWILPFAAAMIMPGVGKISKRATGYVAVGFALMSALSAASLLPLAVEGSEIHHQIMWIEAIGLKGGVLADPLSVIMANVVGWISFLIMIYSTGYMKGDKDITRFWFWMMFFIGSMQIIVLSDNLLQVFFGWEGVGLASYALISFWYRDKKKDHVGQEGRTVLGLLDYYAPTHAGMKAFIMTKVGDVMMIAGMLLIFLFAGTFGFKELMGDHGWAIAMNAQGLLVPAFVLLFGGAVGKSAQFPLNEWLLEAMTGPTAVSALIHAATMVKAGVFLVARIGPIVFALGAAGIMADQFFEIVAWVGAITALLLATQGMVNPEIKKVLAYSTGSQIGYMMMALGVAGLSHQYVDGYTAGFFHLISHAMFKASLFMAAGSLLHIVGSRFMTDMGGLRKHMKKTYAFMWAAGLGLMGAPFITTGFWSKDAIFAAVYTSGNEWALPLYAIAVLTAIITAFYTTRMIGMVFFGNKSKHIQKMEEEGHHIHEASLSMWVPYGILAVLTIGIGLIGLSTEQGLHHMFEVYLEDSFGIHSEHAKAESSILPEFLQGLNPVALGSSLVAFAIGIGLGYIFYIGRWVDPVKFVNSNIFFYAIHKVILSRWYLNAIVYWCFVVAPLWLARGVFRYFEKTAIDYGMNDGFQKAVGWGAKVVQGTQTGVSQSYLFVFGAGLLFVVLILLM; translated from the coding sequence ATGGCAACTGAAGCAATTGGTTTACCATTTGAAGCAACATCTGCTGCAGCATGGCTCGTTTGGATTTTACCATTTGCAGCTGCAATGATCATGCCTGGTGTTGGCAAGATTTCAAAAAGAGCAACAGGTTATGTCGCAGTCGGATTTGCATTGATGAGTGCATTATCTGCAGCATCTCTGTTACCTCTCGCAGTTGAAGGATCCGAAATTCACCATCAGATTATGTGGATTGAAGCAATTGGTCTGAAAGGAGGTGTCCTTGCTGATCCGTTATCTGTAATTATGGCAAACGTTGTTGGCTGGATTTCATTTCTCATTATGATTTACAGTACAGGTTACATGAAAGGTGATAAAGACATCACAAGATTCTGGTTCTGGATGATGTTCTTTATTGGTTCAATGCAAATAATTGTTCTATCTGATAACTTACTCCAAGTCTTCTTTGGTTGGGAAGGTGTGGGTCTTGCATCCTATGCATTGATCAGTTTCTGGTATCGTGATAAAAAGAAGGATCATGTTGGACAAGAAGGACGTACTGTTCTTGGTCTGCTAGATTACTATGCACCAACACATGCTGGTATGAAGGCATTCATCATGACCAAAGTCGGCGATGTAATGATGATTGCTGGTATGCTTTTGATATTCCTGTTTGCTGGAACATTTGGCTTCAAAGAACTCATGGGAGATCATGGATGGGCTATTGCTATGAATGCTCAAGGTCTCTTGGTTCCTGCCTTTGTATTGTTATTTGGCGGTGCAGTAGGTAAATCTGCACAATTCCCATTAAACGAATGGCTCTTAGAAGCAATGACTGGTCCAACTGCAGTTTCTGCATTGATTCACGCCGCAACAATGGTTAAAGCTGGTGTATTCTTGGTTGCAAGAATAGGACCAATTGTCTTTGCATTAGGTGCTGCAGGAATTATGGCAGATCAATTCTTTGAGATCGTTGCATGGGTTGGTGCAATAACTGCATTATTACTTGCAACACAAGGTATGGTTAATCCAGAAATTAAGAAAGTTCTTGCATATTCTACTGGTTCACAAATTGGTTACATGATGATGGCATTAGGTGTTGCAGGACTGTCTCATCAATATGTTGATGGTTACACTGCTGGATTCTTCCACTTAATCTCTCACGCTATGTTCAAGGCATCATTATTCATGGCAGCAGGATCTTTATTGCATATTGTTGGCTCTCGATTTATGACTGATATGGGTGGTCTAAGAAAACATATGAAAAAGACATATGCTTTCATGTGGGCCGCAGGTCTTGGTTTAATGGGCGCACCATTCATCACAACAGGTTTCTGGAGTAAAGATGCAATCTTTGCAGCAGTTTACACATCTGGAAATGAATGGGCACTACCTCTATATGCAATCGCAGTATTGACTGCAATAATTACAGCATTCTATACTACAAGAATGATTGGAATGGTTTTCTTTGGAAACAAGAGCAAACACATCCAAAAAATGGAAGAAGAAGGACATCATATTCATGAAGCATCATTATCAATGTGGGTTCCATATGGAATTTTAGCAGTATTAACAATCGGAATTGGATTAATTGGATTATCTACTGAACAAGGATTGCATCATATGTTTGAAGTATATCTTGAGGATTCATTTGGTATTCACAGTGAACATGCAAAAGCTGAATCATCAATATTGCCAGAATTCTTACAAGGTCTTAACCCTGTAGCACTTGGTTCATCACTTGTTGCATTTGCAATTGGTATTGGATTGGGATACATATTCTATATTGGTAGATGGGTTGATCCTGTCAAATTTGTAAACTCTAACATTTTCTTTTACGCAATTCACAAAGTCATCTTAAGCAGATGGTATCTCAACGCAATAGTGTATTGGTGCTTTGTAGTGGCCCCATTATGGTTAGCAAGAGGTGTATTCAGATACTTTGAAAAGACAGCTATCGATTACGGTATGAATGATGGATTCCAGAAAGCAGTTGGATGGGGTGCAAAAGTCGTCCAAGGAACTCAAACTGGTGTTTCTCAATCATATCTATTCGTATTTGGAGCAGGATTACTATTCGTAGTTCTGATATTGTTGATGTAG
- a CDS encoding NuoM family protein translates to MEYALLQAVFLPLLLSPIAYILGRKVGPTPAMWFTFAILLYTTILVINAALSGTVEEHYPWTEQFGEFGFLLDGLASPFAIIIYVLSTILVLYSKPYMIHKFHEQFEEEQKINSSSSGQSSVVESSSLSNYVNAKSGLYFALYLVFAMGMLGTVLSTNLIEFYIFFEVMLIPGFFLVALWGDGPRRKIGLMFLFWTHAGAVVLLLGFLMIGLTIGSFDFADIKESEIPQDIVMISAIAIAIGLGVKLAVFMFHVWLPYVHGSAPTPISALLSPAMIGIGAYGIFRLIVEFLPSTFAELSIWFHIWGLVTMIYGGAMALMQDDLKRLLAYSSISQMGYLLFGIGSMSAMGLAGAEMMYVTHGLGKGILFMMAGIIIVKVGTRSISKLGGLAGKMPITAVCAVIGALTIMGVPPTSGFMGEWILFYGALETAIEEGSTIRAVTFGLGLIATALTMSYMLWMLKRVFFGKTPEHLENVKEGSWYMTAPMMVLAGFTVVLGIYPDIFLKTILPYMNGVLGI, encoded by the coding sequence ATGGAATACGCATTGTTACAGGCAGTTTTCTTGCCACTACTCTTATCTCCAATAGCCTACATTTTAGGAAGAAAAGTAGGACCAACTCCTGCTATGTGGTTTACATTTGCAATCTTACTTTATACCACCATTCTTGTAATTAATGCCGCATTATCTGGAACTGTTGAAGAACACTATCCATGGACTGAACAATTTGGTGAATTCGGTTTCTTACTTGATGGTTTAGCATCTCCATTTGCAATAATCATCTATGTACTGTCCACAATTTTGGTACTTTATTCAAAACCATACATGATTCACAAATTCCATGAACAATTTGAAGAAGAACAAAAAATCAATTCTTCTTCAAGTGGACAAAGTTCTGTTGTTGAATCATCCTCTCTTTCTAACTATGTTAATGCAAAATCTGGTCTTTACTTTGCACTTTATCTTGTATTTGCAATGGGAATGCTTGGAACAGTTCTTTCAACAAATCTGATAGAATTTTACATATTCTTCGAAGTAATGTTGATTCCTGGTTTCTTCTTAGTTGCTCTTTGGGGTGATGGTCCAAGAAGAAAGATTGGTTTAATGTTCCTCTTTTGGACTCACGCTGGTGCAGTTGTTTTACTATTGGGATTCTTGATGATTGGGTTGACCATTGGTAGCTTTGACTTTGCTGATATCAAAGAATCTGAAATTCCTCAAGATATTGTAATGATCTCGGCGATTGCAATTGCGATTGGTCTCGGAGTAAAATTAGCCGTCTTTATGTTCCACGTCTGGTTACCTTATGTTCACGGTTCGGCACCTACACCAATTAGTGCACTTTTGTCTCCTGCAATGATCGGAATTGGTGCATATGGTATTTTTAGATTAATTGTTGAATTCTTACCATCTACATTTGCAGAACTCTCAATTTGGTTCCACATCTGGGGTCTTGTTACAATGATTTATGGTGGTGCAATGGCCTTAATGCAAGATGATCTGAAACGACTACTTGCGTATTCTAGTATAAGTCAGATGGGATACTTGTTGTTTGGTATAGGCTCAATGTCTGCAATGGGTCTTGCTGGTGCCGAGATGATGTATGTCACTCACGGACTTGGAAAAGGTATTCTCTTCATGATGGCTGGAATTATTATTGTTAAAGTAGGTACACGTAGTATTTCTAAACTTGGTGGATTAGCAGGAAAAATGCCAATCACTGCTGTATGTGCAGTCATTGGTGCACTTACAATTATGGGTGTGCCTCCAACTAGTGGATTTATGGGTGAATGGATTCTATTTTATGGAGCATTAGAAACTGCAATTGAAGAAGGTTCTACAATTAGAGCAGTAACATTTGGTCTCGGACTAATTGCAACTGCTCTTACCATGTCTTACATGTTATGGATGCTAAAACGAGTGTTCTTTGGAAAGACTCCAGAACACCTAGAAAATGTCAAAGAAGGAAGTTGGTATATGACAGCACCCATGATGGTTCTAGCTGGATTTACTGTTGTACTTGGAATCTACCCAGATATCTTCTTGAAAACAATTTTGCCTTACATGAACGGAGTGTTGGGAATCTAA
- the nuoK gene encoding NADH-quinone oxidoreductase subunit NuoK: MTNELIDFTLVSVALLGIGIYGLAVKRNFIRMLFAVEIIINAANLSLVAFGRFLPHSGGQTLALFSIAIAAAEVAVGLSLIIVAYRMYQNVDIADFRSLKG; the protein is encoded by the coding sequence ATGACCAACGAACTAATTGATTTTACACTTGTATCTGTAGCCCTATTAGGAATAGGAATCTATGGCCTTGCTGTAAAACGTAATTTTATCAGAATGTTATTTGCAGTTGAAATCATCATTAATGCTGCTAATCTTAGTTTAGTTGCCTTTGGCAGATTCTTACCACATAGCGGTGGACAAACATTAGCATTGTTCTCTATAGCAATTGCTGCTGCTGAAGTAGCAGTTGGATTATCGTTAATTATTGTAGCATATCGTATGTATCAAAATGTCGACATTGCAGACTTCAGGAGTTTGAAAGGATAA
- a CDS encoding NADH-quinone oxidoreductase subunit J, producing the protein MADAAFLALTVITIGSAIAALELRSLIYGSIALMGTLGGIAGFFFLLDAPFVALFQLAVYVGSIAVLILFTVMLVKRELIFKKIEDKRRKFAGIGLMMVVMVGLGAVFLDSGIKTITTDEPPVDFRDIGTDFVTYYWPALILMGLILAGSVTGALVLAKREDVENDQRTN; encoded by the coding sequence ATGGCTGATGCTGCATTCTTAGCTCTTACGGTAATTACAATTGGTTCTGCAATCGCAGCACTTGAGTTAAGGTCATTAATTTATGGCTCCATTGCATTAATGGGGACTCTTGGTGGTATTGCTGGATTCTTCTTTTTACTAGATGCTCCATTTGTTGCATTGTTCCAACTTGCAGTTTATGTTGGTTCAATTGCAGTTTTAATTTTGTTTACTGTGATGTTGGTAAAAAGAGAACTTATCTTCAAAAAAATTGAAGATAAAAGAAGAAAGTTTGCCGGAATCGGTTTGATGATGGTTGTAATGGTTGGATTAGGTGCTGTCTTTTTAGATTCTGGAATTAAAACAATTACAACTGATGAGCCACCTGTTGACTTTAGAGATATTGGTACAGACTTTGTAACCTATTATTGGCCTGCATTAATTTTGATGGGATTGATTTTAGCTGGTTCTGTAACTGGTGCACTTGTATTAGCAAAACGAGAGGATGTGGAGAATGACCAACGAACTAATTGA
- a CDS encoding NADH-quinone oxidoreductase subunit I has protein sequence MGTATGIIRALNSGIKHIAIKRFTLRYPEEKLKFVGDGYQFDPSTGVGIAGLKGRHMLFHDHCTGCQLCSIACEGVAEAIAMVKVPEEQKQNKKSIMPQIDYGKCVFCGLCVDACPFYALYMTNDYELSSFTKEGLIYTPAQLAVKPYLTQDSEIQITDRGATHG, from the coding sequence ATGGGAACTGCAACTGGAATTATTCGTGCATTAAACTCAGGAATAAAACACATTGCAATTAAACGATTTACACTTCGTTATCCTGAAGAGAAACTAAAGTTTGTAGGTGATGGATATCAATTTGATCCTTCAACTGGTGTTGGTATAGCTGGATTAAAAGGAAGACATATGCTATTTCATGATCACTGTACTGGATGCCAATTATGTTCAATTGCTTGTGAAGGTGTTGCTGAAGCAATAGCAATGGTAAAAGTTCCTGAAGAGCAAAAACAAAATAAAAAATCCATCATGCCACAAATTGATTATGGAAAATGTGTTTTCTGTGGTCTTTGTGTTGATGCATGTCCATTTTATGCACTCTACATGACAAATGATTATGAATTATCTTCATTTACTAAAGAAGGTCTAATTTACACTCCTGCACAACTTGCAGTAAAACCCTATCTTACACAAGATAGTGAAATCCAAATCACTGATAGAGGTGCAACTCATGGCTGA
- the nuoH gene encoding NADH-quinone oxidoreductase subunit NuoH: MSAIAPKFKLSEFIKSLLDNIFWIILLVALIGLPAIQVILFYIEMPVINGELLTPFLAMTWLADPSRSLPILKAFMATDIFRVMAFPGFGFAALIAAGTIFVERKMLAKLQLRVGPFYCGKIEGILQLMGDGLKLISKEIIIPAKADKPIFWAAPVIFVATAAAFVALIPVAPGWVVADVDLGLLGVFAVIGFFPIITILSAWSANSKFPFIGGIRALFQMVSFEIPLILSLLGVVILTGTLNLSEIAASQSNFPWIIFLPVGAIVFFITMLAELERIPFDLPEAESEIVAGWLTEFSGMMYGLVQLGTYLKLYAFAGLFVVLFLGGWNGPMIVPPFPEELLTGVEMGPLTVGPFPGLPLFDQEMLNGTLWFVLKTVGVIFFILLPRGVFPRIRIDMLLSLGWTKLIGLAFVNIFIALGLLYAGVLGPGGLQ; the protein is encoded by the coding sequence ATGTCAGCTATAGCACCAAAATTCAAACTAAGTGAATTCATCAAATCACTTCTTGATAATATATTTTGGATAATACTTCTTGTGGCTCTAATTGGATTACCTGCAATTCAGGTAATTTTGTTCTATATCGAAATGCCTGTAATTAATGGTGAATTACTTACACCATTCCTTGCAATGACTTGGTTGGCAGATCCTTCACGAAGTCTTCCAATTCTCAAAGCATTCATGGCAACAGACATTTTTAGAGTGATGGCATTTCCCGGATTTGGATTTGCTGCACTAATTGCAGCTGGAACTATTTTTGTTGAAAGAAAGATGCTTGCTAAATTACAGTTAAGAGTTGGTCCTTTCTATTGTGGAAAAATTGAAGGTATTCTGCAATTAATGGGTGATGGTCTCAAATTAATTTCTAAAGAAATTATTATTCCCGCAAAAGCTGACAAGCCAATATTTTGGGCAGCTCCTGTGATATTTGTTGCAACAGCTGCTGCATTTGTTGCATTAATTCCGGTAGCTCCTGGTTGGGTAGTTGCAGATGTAGACTTGGGATTACTTGGTGTTTTTGCAGTAATTGGATTCTTCCCAATCATAACAATTCTTTCAGCATGGTCTGCTAACAGTAAATTCCCATTCATTGGTGGAATTAGAGCTCTATTCCAAATGGTTTCATTTGAAATTCCGTTAATTTTGTCTTTGTTAGGAGTTGTGATTCTTACTGGTACTCTTAACTTATCTGAAATTGCAGCAAGTCAATCTAACTTCCCATGGATTATCTTTTTGCCTGTAGGAGCAATTGTATTCTTCATCACAATGCTAGCCGAATTAGAAAGAATTCCATTCGACTTACCGGAAGCAGAGAGTGAAATTGTTGCTGGTTGGTTGACTGAATTTTCTGGAATGATGTATGGCCTAGTCCAATTAGGAACCTATCTGAAACTTTATGCATTTGCAGGATTGTTTGTTGTTTTGTTCTTAGGTGGTTGGAATGGCCCCATGATTGTTCCTCCATTCCCAGAAGAATTACTCACTGGAGTTGAAATGGGTCCTCTTACTGTAGGTCCATTCCCTGGATTGCCATTATTTGATCAAGAAATGCTAAATGGAACTCTCTGGTTTGTTCTAAAAACAGTTGGTGTGATTTTCTTCATACTGTTACCTAGAGGAGTCTTCCCAAGAATCAGAATTGATATGTTGTTGAGTCTTGGTTGGACTAAATTAATTGGATTGGCATTCGTTAACATCTTTATTGCACTAGGCTTGCTTTACGCTGGAGTCTTGGGACCTGGAGGATTACAATAA